The Marivivens sp. LCG002 genome contains a region encoding:
- a CDS encoding ABC transporter permease: MDINPILLLAALMVASTPILLAAIGELVVERAGVLNLGVEGMMITGAVCGYIVGHGTENPYIGFVGAAFAGAALSFVFAALTQFLLTNQVATGLGLTMFGLGLASLIGQGATGSSDLIVGKLNLPIISDIPVIGRILFQHDPIVYVSLLLVAGTWWFLSKSRAGLILRAVGENHDAAHALGYNVRLVRVLAILFGGACAGLAGSYISLVRVPQWIDGITSGAGWIALAIVVFASWNPWRLIAGAYLFGGVTVLQLNLQAEGLKIPTEYLSMAPYLATILVLVVIRAGRAPGSLGKSFHPSS, translated from the coding sequence ATGGATATCAACCCGATCCTTCTTCTTGCAGCTTTGATGGTGGCCTCGACCCCCATTCTCTTGGCCGCCATCGGTGAACTCGTGGTCGAACGCGCAGGCGTTCTCAACCTCGGGGTCGAAGGTATGATGATCACAGGGGCCGTCTGTGGCTATATCGTCGGCCACGGAACCGAGAACCCCTATATCGGCTTTGTCGGTGCAGCCTTTGCGGGCGCGGCTCTTTCTTTTGTCTTTGCTGCCCTGACCCAGTTTCTGCTGACCAATCAGGTCGCAACAGGTCTCGGGCTGACGATGTTCGGCCTCGGCCTTGCCTCGCTTATCGGCCAAGGTGCGACAGGGTCGAGTGATCTTATCGTGGGCAAGCTCAACCTGCCGATCATATCCGACATTCCCGTGATCGGTCGCATCTTGTTCCAGCATGACCCGATCGTCTATGTGAGCCTTTTGCTCGTTGCAGGAACTTGGTGGTTCCTGTCGAAATCCCGCGCGGGGCTGATCCTCCGCGCGGTCGGGGAAAACCATGATGCAGCCCATGCGCTAGGATATAACGTGCGGCTCGTGCGCGTCCTCGCGATCCTCTTCGGCGGCGCTTGTGCGGGGCTTGCAGGGTCCTACATCAGCCTTGTCCGCGTGCCGCAATGGATCGACGGAATCACCAGCGGCGCAGGCTGGATTGCGCTCGCGATTGTCGTCTTTGCGAGCTGGAATCCTTGGCGTCTGATTGCAGGTGCCTATCTTTTCGGCGGAGTCACCGTTCTTCAGCTCAACCTACAAGCGGAAGGCTTGAAAATTCCTACGGAATATCTGTCCATGGCACCATATTTAGCGACGATCCTCGTGCTCGTCGTGATACGAGCAGGACGCGCGCCCGGTTCGCTGGGCAAGAGTTTTCATCCCTCTTCCTAA